TACCAAACCCCGCCACCAGCAAAATGGTAAAAGACACTGCTACCGCTAAAATATTTCTTAGGCTGTTGGCGGCATCCAGTTGCCCGTTGGCCTCTTGCCAGGGCTCTACCTTAAAGTCTACCAAAGGACTCAGTTTGTCTGCCACCCTTCTTGCCTGGTCAAAGTCTCCAATATTTACCTGTATGTCGGTTACATAGCCCGCATTTTTTGACAACAATTGCCTTGCTGCGCCAATTTTGATAAAAGCCTTGGCATTGTCTACATTTGCCAGCGTAGTTTCAATAATGCCAATGATCTCATAACTACGTGTAATGCCACTTGCAGTAGCCACCATTACCTTATCGTGCAGTTTTACACTTAGCTTTTTTGCCAAGCCCTTGCCTAATACAATACCGTCAGCACGGTAGCCCAAGTTGTTCCATTGGCCCTTTGCCATATATTGCGAAGGCTTAAAAAGTGCCTCCTCGCTCAACACCTCCACTCCCGACAACAGTCCGTTTACCTGACTTGCCCCATTCCTAAAAAACACATTGATGTTTACCTGTGGGGTATAGGTTTTTATGTCGGGTAGAGCAGCCAAAGTATGCAACACCTTGGCAGAGTTTCTGATTCCTTCGCGGTATTGAATCACCCGTGCATTGCGAATATTGACTGCGGTAGGTTGGTCAAAACTACCCGCCAGCAAAT
The Microscilla marina ATCC 23134 DNA segment above includes these coding regions:
- a CDS encoding ABC transporter permease; the protein is MIRKTNLKIVFAHLTSRVKQTMVAILSVTFGISMYIFLNSFMNGVNGTQTELAFSTLAHIRVYNDLPEDKSNLLAGSFDQPTAVNIRNARVIQYREGIRNSAKVLHTLAALPDIKTYTPQVNINVFFRNGASQVNGLLSGVEVLSEEALFKPSQYMAKGQWNNLGYRADGIVLGKGLAKKLSVKLHDKVMVATASGITRSYEIIGIIETTLANVDNAKAFIKIGAARQLLSKNAGYVTDIQVNIGDFDQARRVADKLSPLVDFKVEPWQEANGQLDAANSLRNILAVAVSFTILLVAGFGIYNIMNMTVNEKIREIAILKAMGFNGRDIIEIFLTQSVIIGMLGGVVGMALGNVISRIVNQIPFQIATLETLPIAYQVEDYIMASVFGLCTTFIAGYLPARKAANIDPVEIIRG